One window of the Roseovarius sp. THAF9 genome contains the following:
- a CDS encoding energy transducer TonB produces the protein MRLDTGQIISGVAHTGLIVFAIFGGAFQSEPLPFEVTEVTAVSEEEYAAMVAEPSPDAVANVDTPEPPEEGQAPELSSEPDTAPEQDQPEVTESTEPDPVPEAVEPEPVPVPEAEIADAPQEPTPPQEDTAVLAPEQSDRPQPRPAPRVAPEAVEQPEPDVEIADVDQEAPEPSEQAEEPTPEQEETARQEATTEIVTEAEEVASAAPTRSVRPRTRPEQPTPAAQPDPDPEPREEPAQQADPEPETQQATSPDSSAVNDALAEALGADTQSQGTPQGPPLTAGEKDGLRVAVQECWNVGSLSSDALATTVTVAVSMSEDGRPVTNSIRMISSEGGSNSSAQQAFEAARRAIIRCGARGYDLPVEKYATWREIEMTFNPENMRIR, from the coding sequence ATGCGGCTGGACACCGGGCAGATCATTTCCGGTGTGGCCCATACGGGCCTGATCGTCTTTGCCATCTTCGGCGGGGCGTTTCAGTCCGAGCCGTTGCCGTTCGAGGTGACCGAGGTGACGGCGGTCTCGGAAGAGGAATACGCCGCGATGGTTGCCGAGCCGTCGCCGGATGCGGTCGCCAATGTCGACACGCCCGAGCCGCCCGAGGAAGGGCAGGCGCCGGAACTGTCATCCGAGCCCGATACGGCCCCCGAGCAGGACCAGCCCGAAGTGACCGAGAGTACCGAGCCGGACCCGGTGCCCGAGGCCGTCGAGCCCGAGCCGGTGCCCGTTCCGGAGGCCGAGATCGCCGACGCGCCGCAGGAGCCGACGCCGCCGCAGGAAGATACCGCCGTTCTGGCGCCCGAACAGTCGGATCGCCCGCAGCCCCGGCCCGCGCCGCGTGTCGCTCCCGAGGCGGTGGAACAGCCCGAGCCGGATGTCGAGATCGCTGACGTGGACCAAGAGGCCCCCGAGCCCTCGGAGCAGGCCGAGGAGCCGACGCCTGAGCAGGAGGAAACCGCCCGGCAGGAGGCCACGACCGAGATCGTGACCGAGGCCGAGGAAGTCGCTTCTGCGGCGCCGACACGCTCGGTCCGGCCGCGCACGCGGCCCGAACAGCCGACACCGGCGGCACAGCCCGACCCGGACCCGGAGCCGCGCGAGGAGCCTGCGCAGCAGGCCGACCCCGAACCAGAGACGCAGCAGGCCACCAGCCCCGACAGCTCGGCCGTGAACGACGCGCTGGCCGAGGCGCTGGGCGCCGACACGCAATCGCAGGGCACGCCGCAGGGCCCGCCGCTGACCGCCGGGGAAAAGGACGGGCTGCGCGTGGCGGTGCAGGAATGCTGGAACGTCGGCTCGCTGAGTTCCGACGCGCTGGCGACCACGGTGACGGTGGCGGTGTCGATGTCCGAGGATGGCCGCCCGGTCACGAACTCGATCCGCATGATCAGCAGCGAGGGGGGCAGCAATTCCTCGGCACAGCAAGCGTTCGAGGCCGCGCGGCGGGCGATCATCCGTTGCGGGGCGCGGGGATATGACCTGCCGGTCGAGAAATACGCGACATGGCGCGAGATCGAAATGACCTTCAACCCGGAGAACATGCGGATCCGATGA
- the tolB gene encoding Tol-Pal system beta propeller repeat protein TolB: protein MRVFLALVAILAGLAAPVMAQEERSGPLRIEITEGVIEPLPFAVPNFVAESAQAQEMAANITRVIAADLTGTGLFREIPQDAHIARVTAFSSPVQFADWKAINAQALIVGGVNVDDSGKVVVKFRLYDVFAGQQMGDGLQFVGTVDGWRRIAHKVSDQVYSRLTGEDPYFDSRVVFVSETGPKDARQKRLAIMDYDGANVTYLTDSASIVLAPRFSPNGDRVLYTSYESGFPKIYVLDVATAGRNVLNAADGEMSFAPRFAPNGQTIVYSLTTGGNTDLYQLNIASGQTSRLTTTPSIETAPSFSPDGSKIVFESDRSGTPQLYVMPASGGEATRISFGQGRYGTPVWSPRGDLIAFTKQSKGRFHIGVMRTDGSEERLLTASFLDESPTWAPNGRVIMFTRETQGAQGTSSLWSVDITGRNLKQVRTETGASDPSWGPLQN from the coding sequence ATGAGAGTATTTCTGGCCCTTGTGGCGATCCTTGCAGGCCTTGCGGCGCCGGTGATGGCGCAGGAAGAGCGCAGCGGGCCGCTGAGGATCGAAATCACCGAGGGCGTGATCGAGCCCTTGCCCTTTGCCGTGCCGAATTTCGTGGCCGAGAGCGCCCAGGCGCAGGAGATGGCGGCCAATATCACGCGGGTTATCGCCGCCGACCTGACCGGCACGGGTCTTTTCCGCGAAATTCCGCAGGACGCGCATATCGCGCGCGTCACCGCGTTTTCCAGCCCGGTGCAGTTCGCCGACTGGAAGGCGATCAACGCGCAGGCGCTGATCGTGGGTGGCGTCAATGTGGATGACAGCGGCAAGGTCGTCGTGAAGTTCCGGCTTTATGACGTGTTCGCGGGGCAGCAGATGGGCGATGGCCTGCAATTCGTGGGCACCGTGGATGGCTGGCGGCGCATTGCGCACAAGGTCTCGGACCAGGTGTATTCACGGCTGACGGGCGAAGACCCGTATTTCGACAGCCGCGTCGTGTTTGTCTCCGAAACCGGGCCAAAGGATGCGCGGCAAAAGCGGCTGGCGATCATGGATTACGACGGCGCCAATGTGACCTACCTGACCGACAGCGCGTCGATCGTGCTGGCGCCGCGGTTCTCGCCCAATGGGGACCGGGTGCTATATACCAGTTATGAAAGCGGCTTTCCCAAGATCTACGTGCTGGACGTGGCCACGGCGGGCCGCAACGTGCTGAATGCCGCCGATGGCGAGATGAGTTTCGCGCCGCGCTTTGCGCCCAACGGGCAGACCATCGTCTATAGCCTGACCACGGGCGGCAACACCGACCTTTACCAGTTGAATATCGCGTCCGGGCAAACCTCGCGCCTGACCACGACGCCGTCGATCGAGACCGCGCCGAGTTTTAGCCCGGATGGCAGCAAGATCGTGTTCGAATCCGACCGCTCGGGCACGCCGCAGCTTTACGTGATGCCCGCCAGTGGCGGCGAGGCAACGCGGATCAGCTTCGGCCAGGGCCGTTATGGCACGCCGGTCTGGTCGCCGCGCGGCGATCTGATTGCCTTTACCAAGCAATCCAAAGGCCGGTTCCATATCGGCGTGATGCGCACCGATGGCAGCGAGGAGCGCCTGTTGACCGCGTCCTTCCTGGACGAGAGCCCGACTTGGGCCCCCAATGGCCGGGTCATCATGTTCACCCGCGAAACCCAAGGCGCGCAGGGCACGTCGAGCCTGTGGTCGGTGGACATCACCGGGCGCAACCTCAAGCAGGTCCGCACCGAGACCGGCGCGTCGGATCCGTCCTGGGGGCCGCTGCAGAACTGA
- the ftsH gene encoding ATP-dependent zinc metalloprotease FtsH, with translation MGNARNFAFWLVLFLLIMALFSLFNGSGNTLQSQAIPYSEFVEAVEDGEVSEVTLDGENVRFRGEDGNNYSTIKPEDAEVTSLLLEQDIPIKAESQEQSGFQTFLISLLPFVLLIGVWIYFMNRMQGGGKGGAMGFGKSKAKMLTEKHGRVTFDDVAGIDEAKEELEEIVEFLRNPQKFSRLGGKIPKGALLVGPPGTGKTLLARAIAGEAGVPFFTISGSDFVEMFVGVGASRVRDMFEQAKKNAPCIVFIDEIDAVGRHRGAGYGGGNDEREQTLNQLLVEMDGFEANEGVIIVAATNRKDVLDPALLRPGRFDRQVTVPNPDIKGREKILGVHARKTPLGPDVDLRIIARGTPGFSGADLANLVNEAALMAARVGRRFVSMVDFEQAKDKVMMGAERRSMVLTPEQKEKTAYHEAGHAIVGLALPQCDPVYKATIIPRGGALGMVVSLPEIDRLNWHKSECEEKLAMTMAGKAAEIIKYGPDAVSNGPAGDIQQASSLARAMVLRWGMSDKVGNVDYEQAHEGYMGNSAGGFSISAHTKELIEDEVKRMIDDAYQRAHDILTDKQEEWERLAQGLLEYETLTGEEIERVINGDPPEADDDRGGTPQKDDKPSLTAIPKTKPKSTPPDGGMEPEPTA, from the coding sequence TTGGGCAACGCGAGAAACTTCGCCTTTTGGTTGGTCCTGTTCCTGTTGATCATGGCGCTGTTCAGCCTGTTCAACGGATCCGGCAACACATTGCAAAGTCAGGCAATTCCCTATTCGGAATTCGTCGAGGCGGTCGAGGACGGCGAGGTGTCCGAGGTCACGCTGGACGGTGAAAACGTGCGGTTCAGGGGCGAGGACGGCAACAATTACTCGACCATCAAGCCCGAAGATGCCGAGGTGACGTCGCTGCTTTTGGAGCAGGATATACCGATCAAGGCGGAATCGCAGGAACAATCCGGCTTTCAGACCTTCCTGATTTCGCTTCTGCCTTTCGTGCTGCTGATCGGTGTGTGGATCTACTTCATGAACCGCATGCAAGGCGGCGGCAAGGGCGGCGCCATGGGCTTTGGCAAGTCCAAGGCCAAGATGCTGACCGAAAAGCATGGCCGCGTGACGTTTGACGACGTGGCCGGCATCGACGAGGCCAAGGAAGAGCTGGAAGAGATCGTCGAATTCCTGCGTAACCCGCAGAAATTCTCGCGCCTGGGTGGCAAGATCCCCAAGGGCGCGCTGCTGGTCGGGCCTCCGGGTACCGGTAAGACACTGCTGGCCCGTGCGATTGCGGGCGAGGCGGGCGTGCCATTCTTCACCATTTCGGGTTCGGACTTCGTCGAGATGTTCGTGGGTGTCGGTGCGTCCCGCGTGCGCGACATGTTCGAACAGGCCAAGAAGAATGCGCCCTGTATTGTTTTCATCGACGAGATCGACGCCGTGGGCCGGCACCGTGGCGCCGGCTATGGCGGCGGCAATGACGAGCGCGAACAGACCCTCAACCAGTTGCTGGTCGAGATGGACGGGTTCGAGGCCAATGAAGGCGTGATCATCGTCGCGGCCACCAACCGCAAGGACGTGCTGGACCCCGCGCTGCTGCGTCCGGGCCGGTTCGACCGCCAGGTGACGGTGCCCAACCCCGACATCAAGGGCCGCGAGAAGATTCTGGGCGTACACGCCCGAAAGACTCCGCTGGGCCCCGACGTGGACCTGCGCATCATCGCGCGCGGTACGCCCGGTTTCTCGGGTGCGGATCTGGCCAACCTTGTGAACGAGGCGGCGCTGATGGCCGCCCGTGTCGGCCGGCGGTTCGTGTCGATGGTCGATTTCGAGCAGGCCAAAGACAAAGTCATGATGGGCGCCGAGCGGCGATCCATGGTCCTGACGCCCGAGCAGAAGGAAAAGACCGCCTATCACGAGGCCGGTCATGCCATCGTGGGCCTCGCGCTGCCGCAATGCGATCCGGTCTACAAGGCGACGATCATCCCGCGCGGCGGTGCGTTGGGCATGGTGGTCAGCCTGCCCGAGATCGACCGCCTGAACTGGCACAAGTCGGAATGCGAGGAAAAGCTGGCGATGACCATGGCCGGCAAGGCGGCCGAGATCATCAAGTACGGCCCCGACGCGGTATCGAACGGCCCCGCGGGCGATATCCAGCAGGCGTCCTCGCTGGCCCGTGCGATGGTGCTGCGCTGGGGGATGTCCGACAAGGTGGGCAACGTTGATTACGAGCAGGCGCACGAAGGTTACATGGGCAACAGCGCCGGCGGTTTCTCGATCTCGGCTCACACGAAAGAGCTGATCGAGGACGAGGTGAAGCGCATGATCGACGACGCTTACCAGCGGGCCCATGACATCCTGACTGACAAGCAGGAAGAGTGGGAGCGTCTGGCACAGGGCCTGCTGGAATACGAGACCCTGACCGGCGAGGAGATCGAGCGCGTGATCAATGGCGATCCGCCCGAGGCGGATGACGATCGGGGCGGCACGCCTCAGAAGGACGACAAGCCGTCGCTGACGGCCATTCCCAAGACCAAGCCGAAGTCGACACCGCCGGATGGCGGCATGGAGCCGGAACCGACAGCGTGA
- the pal gene encoding peptidoglycan-associated lipoprotein Pal, protein MKHLSKALIVVAGLAVSACSNPDRFGDQYNNGAGTSGTASGVAGTAQDPQSPLYFQQTIGDRVLFAVDQSTLSPTATATLDGQAQWLATNTAYNAIIEGHADEQGTRQYNIALGARRANAVQEYLISKGVSPARLKVISYGKERPLEICSNEACYAKNRRAVTVISAVPTS, encoded by the coding sequence ATGAAACATCTGAGCAAGGCACTGATCGTGGTGGCGGGGCTGGCGGTGAGCGCCTGCAGCAATCCCGACCGGTTCGGCGATCAATACAACAACGGCGCGGGCACCAGCGGCACGGCAAGCGGCGTCGCGGGCACCGCGCAGGATCCGCAATCGCCGCTCTATTTCCAGCAGACGATTGGCGACCGCGTTCTGTTCGCCGTGGACCAGTCCACCCTGTCGCCCACGGCGACGGCGACGCTGGACGGGCAGGCGCAATGGCTGGCCACGAACACGGCATACAACGCCATCATCGAAGGCCACGCCGACGAGCAGGGCACGCGGCAATACAACATCGCGCTGGGCGCACGCCGCGCCAACGCGGTACAGGAATACCTGATCTCGAAGGGGGTCAGCCCGGCGCGTCTGAAGGTCATCAGCTATGGCAAGGAACGCCCGCTGGAGATCTGCAGTAACGAAGCGTGCTATGCCAAGAACCGCCGCGCCGTGACGGTGATCTCGGCGGTGCCGACAAGCTAG
- the ruvB gene encoding Holliday junction branch migration DNA helicase RuvB yields the protein MTEPDPTLRPEALPEDVDRALRPQALADFIGQAEARANLKVFIQSARQRGEAMDHTLFHGPPGLGKTTLAQIMARELGVGFRMTSGPVLAKAGDLAAILTNLEANDVLFIDEIHRLNPAVEEVLYPAMEDFELDLVIGEGPAARTVRIELQPFTLVGATTRLGLLTTPLRDRFGIPTRLQFYTEDELNEIVTRNAQKLGVPAEAQGALEIARRARGTPRVAGRLLRRVVDFAVVEGDGRITQGLADSALTRLGVDGLGLDGADRRYLRLIAEAYQGGPVGIETLSAALSESRDALEEVIEPFLLQQGLIQRTPRGRMLAARAWTHLGMAAPKAAGSGDLFER from the coding sequence ATGACCGAGCCTGACCCAACCCTGCGCCCCGAGGCCTTGCCCGAGGATGTGGACCGCGCTTTGCGGCCGCAGGCGCTGGCGGATTTCATCGGGCAGGCGGAGGCGCGGGCGAACCTGAAGGTGTTCATCCAGTCGGCCCGGCAGCGGGGCGAGGCGATGGACCACACGCTGTTTCACGGCCCCCCCGGCCTTGGCAAGACGACGCTGGCGCAGATCATGGCGCGCGAGCTGGGCGTGGGGTTTCGGATGACCTCGGGTCCGGTTCTGGCCAAGGCGGGTGACCTGGCCGCGATCCTGACGAACCTGGAGGCCAATGACGTTCTGTTCATCGACGAGATTCACCGGCTCAACCCGGCGGTGGAAGAGGTGCTTTACCCCGCGATGGAGGATTTCGAGCTGGACCTTGTGATCGGCGAGGGGCCGGCGGCGCGGACGGTACGGATCGAGTTGCAGCCCTTCACGCTGGTGGGGGCGACGACGCGGCTGGGGCTGCTGACGACGCCCTTGCGCGACCGGTTCGGGATACCCACGCGGTTGCAGTTCTACACAGAGGACGAGTTGAACGAGATCGTGACGCGCAATGCGCAGAAGCTGGGCGTTCCGGCAGAGGCGCAGGGCGCGCTGGAGATCGCGCGGCGGGCGCGGGGCACGCCACGGGTGGCCGGGCGGCTGCTGAGGCGTGTCGTGGATTTCGCTGTGGTCGAGGGCGACGGGCGGATCACGCAAGGGCTGGCCGATAGCGCGCTGACCCGGCTGGGCGTGGATGGGCTGGGCCTTGACGGGGCCGACCGGCGCTACCTGCGCCTCATTGCCGAGGCCTACCAAGGCGGGCCCGTCGGCATCGAGACGCTGAGCGCCGCGCTCAGCGAGAGCCGCGATGCGCTGGAAGAGGTGATCGAGCCGTTTTTGTTGCAGCAGGGACTGATCCAGCGCACGCCGCGGGGGCGGATGCTGGCGGCGCGGGCCTGGACGCATCTGGGGATGGCCGCGCCCAAGGCGGCGGGGTCGGGTGACCTGTTCGAGAGGTAG
- the thpR gene encoding RNA 2',3'-cyclic phosphodiesterase — protein sequence MRTFVGVPLDDAAIEALLPVQEALRQGRLVDEENLHMTLTFLDDQPGAVLEELDTALGEIRVPDWEMEFTGVEVKGGRRPALVWADVAKVEPLRQLHDKVRGAARLAGIDLPRERFRPHVTLARFPRSRPVDMGRLTAFLGAWAEFRAGPFAVDRFCLCGSTLTPDGPVYDVLADYPL from the coding sequence TTGCGGACCTTTGTCGGTGTCCCGCTGGACGACGCGGCGATAGAGGCGCTCTTGCCGGTGCAGGAGGCGCTGCGGCAAGGGCGGCTCGTGGACGAGGAGAACCTTCACATGACGCTGACCTTTCTCGACGATCAGCCCGGGGCGGTGCTGGAAGAGTTGGACACGGCGCTGGGCGAGATCCGCGTGCCGGATTGGGAGATGGAATTCACGGGTGTCGAGGTGAAAGGCGGGCGGCGTCCGGCGCTGGTCTGGGCCGATGTGGCCAAGGTGGAGCCGCTGCGGCAATTGCATGACAAGGTGCGCGGCGCGGCCCGGCTGGCGGGGATCGACCTGCCGCGCGAGCGGTTTCGCCCACATGTCACGCTGGCCCGGTTCCCGAGGTCAAGGCCGGTGGACATGGGCCGGCTGACCGCGTTCCTTGGCGCTTGGGCCGAGTTTCGCGCGGGGCCGTTCGCGGTGGATCGGTTCTGCCTTTGTGGCTCGACCCTGACGCCGGATGGCCCGGTCTATGACGTGCTGGCCGACTATCCGCTGTAG
- the ybgF gene encoding tol-pal system protein YbgF, with protein sequence MRRVILGLVVAAFGMGPVAASAQANTETLADIRQELSVLYVELQKLKRELNTTGASGNATVGGSVLDRVNTIESELQRLTSKTEELEFRIDSVVTDGTNRVGDLEFRICELEPSCDIGSIEPGDTLGGVEPSTSGQGTTSTAPATDTTGTATTGGTTGNDSGVQMAAAEQADFDTAMAAFEAGEYAAAAEQFERFTTNYPGSPMEAQAGLKRGEALEQANDMTGAARAYLDTFSTAPDGPQAPQALFLLGRSLGALGQTNEACLTLGEVAQRFPQSPAVGQAASAMQNLGCS encoded by the coding sequence ATGCGTCGTGTAATACTGGGCCTCGTGGTGGCCGCGTTCGGGATGGGGCCGGTTGCGGCCTCGGCCCAGGCCAATACCGAAACTCTGGCGGATATCCGGCAGGAGCTATCGGTGCTCTATGTCGAATTGCAGAAGCTGAAGCGAGAGCTGAACACCACCGGCGCCAGCGGCAACGCGACCGTAGGCGGAAGCGTGCTGGACCGGGTGAACACCATTGAGTCCGAGTTGCAGCGCCTGACCTCGAAGACCGAGGAACTGGAGTTTCGTATCGACAGCGTGGTGACCGACGGAACCAACCGCGTGGGCGACCTGGAATTCCGGATCTGCGAGTTGGAGCCTTCCTGTGATATCGGCAGCATCGAGCCCGGCGACACGCTGGGCGGGGTCGAGCCGTCGACGTCCGGGCAAGGCACGACGAGCACCGCGCCGGCCACCGACACGACTGGCACAGCGACCACGGGCGGCACCACGGGCAACGACAGCGGCGTTCAGATGGCCGCGGCCGAGCAGGCCGATTTCGACACGGCCATGGCGGCGTTCGAGGCGGGCGAGTACGCCGCCGCGGCCGAGCAGTTCGAGCGTTTCACCACCAACTATCCCGGCAGCCCGATGGAGGCGCAGGCCGGGCTGAAGCGTGGCGAGGCGCTGGAGCAGGCCAATGACATGACGGGTGCGGCGCGCGCCTATCTGGACACGTTCAGCACCGCGCCGGACGGCCCGCAAGCGCCGCAGGCGCTGTTCCTGCTTGGCCGGTCGCTGGGCGCGCTGGGCCAGACCAACGAGGCTTGCCTGACCCTGGGAGAGGTGGCGCAGCGCTTTCCGCAATCGCCCGCGGTGGGGCAAGCGGCCTCGGCGATGCAGAACCTTGGGTGTTCGTGA
- the tolR gene encoding protein TolR — MGAGVVQKSGDTGRRRRGRGRSRPMAEINVTPFVDVMLVLLIIFMVAAPLMTVGVPVQLPETAANALPGEEEEPLTVTLTAEGVVMIQTTEVQRGELVNRLRAIATERDSTRVFLRADGAVPYSDVMQVMGALNRGGFANIGLVTDTGGPTLDEQGG; from the coding sequence ATGGGTGCGGGCGTCGTTCAGAAATCAGGTGACACGGGCCGCAGGCGCAGAGGCCGGGGCCGCAGCCGGCCGATGGCCGAGATCAACGTCACGCCCTTTGTGGACGTGATGCTGGTGCTGCTGATCATCTTTATGGTGGCCGCGCCGCTGATGACCGTGGGCGTGCCGGTGCAACTGCCCGAGACCGCGGCCAATGCGCTGCCGGGCGAGGAAGAAGAGCCGCTGACCGTGACGCTGACCGCCGAGGGAGTCGTGATGATTCAGACCACCGAGGTGCAGCGCGGCGAGCTGGTGAACCGGCTGCGCGCCATCGCGACGGAGCGTGACAGCACGCGGGTGTTCCTGCGGGCGGACGGGGCGGTGCCCTATTCAGACGTGATGCAGGTGATGGGCGCGCTCAATCGCGGCGGGTTCGCCAATATCGGGCTGGTGACGGATACCGGCGGTCCCACGCTTGACGAGCAGGGCGGCTGA
- the tolQ gene encoding protein TolQ, with translation MEAETLAMAQEIDFSLWGLFARATLIVKLVMLMLIVASFWAWSIIIQKTITYRKARAEAEAFDRRFWSGEPLDELFDEIGPDPAGQSERVFAAGMSEWRRSHRTDGALIAGATARIDRSMDVAIVKESEKLQSGLTILASIGSVSPFVGLFGTVWGIMNAFIEIAEQQNTNLAVVAPGIAEALLATGLGLLAAIPAVVFYNKLSADADRIVASYEAFADEFATILSRQLDS, from the coding sequence ATGGAAGCAGAAACCCTGGCAATGGCACAGGAGATTGATTTCTCGCTGTGGGGATTGTTCGCACGCGCGACGCTTATCGTGAAACTGGTGATGCTGATGCTGATCGTGGCGTCCTTCTGGGCGTGGTCGATCATCATCCAGAAGACCATCACCTATCGCAAGGCGCGCGCCGAGGCGGAGGCGTTCGACCGGCGCTTCTGGTCGGGTGAGCCGTTGGATGAGCTCTTCGACGAGATCGGACCCGACCCGGCGGGACAATCCGAGCGCGTTTTTGCCGCCGGCATGAGCGAATGGCGGCGGTCGCACCGCACCGACGGGGCGCTGATCGCGGGGGCCACGGCGCGGATCGACCGCAGCATGGACGTGGCCATCGTGAAGGAAAGCGAGAAGTTGCAGAGCGGACTGACAATTCTGGCCTCGATCGGGTCGGTGTCGCCTTTTGTGGGCCTCTTTGGCACGGTCTGGGGGATCATGAACGCCTTTATCGAGATCGCCGAGCAGCAGAACACCAACCTCGCTGTCGTGGCGCCGGGCATCGCGGAGGCGCTTCTGGCGACGGGTCTGGGCCTGCTGGCGGCCATTCCGGCGGTGGTGTTCTACAACAAGCTGAGTGCGGATGCCGATCGGATCGTGGCCAGCTACGAAGCGTTTGCCGACGAATTCGCGACGATCCTAAGTCGGCAATTGGACAGCTGA
- the ybgC gene encoding tol-pal system-associated acyl-CoA thioesterase: MVHTFPIRVYYEDTDMAGIVYYANYLRYIERARSDWVRGLGVDQNAMRRDDGVVFAVRRVEADYHHPAKFDDELEVRTSVTTVTGARLVMDQHVLRGEELIFSAQVTIVCINETGHPARLPANIRLMLH, from the coding sequence ATGGTCCATACGTTTCCCATCCGCGTATATTACGAAGATACCGACATGGCAGGGATCGTCTATTATGCCAATTACCTCAGGTACATAGAACGTGCGCGCAGCGACTGGGTGCGGGGCCTTGGCGTCGACCAGAATGCGATGCGGCGCGACGATGGCGTGGTGTTCGCCGTGCGGCGGGTCGAGGCGGACTATCATCACCCGGCCAAGTTCGACGACGAGCTTGAGGTGCGGACCAGCGTGACCACGGTCACTGGCGCCCGGCTTGTCATGGATCAGCATGTCCTGCGCGGTGAAGAGCTGATCTTTTCGGCGCAGGTGACCATCGTGTGCATCAACGAGACCGGCCACCCGGCGCGGCTACCGGCAAATATCCGCCTGATGCTGCATTGA
- a CDS encoding cell envelope integrity protein TolA, with amino-acid sequence MKRHGIIGGAVLAGLLAPAAVSGAQASDWIDGFREDVQRCWNPAEGGAVVTVAFKMDRDGTVIDESLRSIPREMSDTDSFMVAPRAILRCGRDGYDLPADQYEAWREIEMTFDPGVEGEQ; translated from the coding sequence ATGAAACGGCACGGTATCATTGGTGGGGCGGTGCTGGCGGGTCTTTTGGCCCCGGCGGCGGTGTCCGGGGCGCAGGCATCCGACTGGATCGACGGGTTTCGCGAGGACGTACAGCGCTGCTGGAACCCGGCCGAGGGCGGCGCGGTTGTCACCGTAGCGTTCAAGATGGACCGGGATGGCACCGTGATTGACGAAAGCCTGCGCTCAATTCCCCGTGAAATGTCCGACACGGACTCTTTCATGGTGGCGCCACGTGCCATCCTGAGATGCGGGCGCGACGGGTATGACCTGCCAGCCGATCAGTACGAGGCGTGGCGCGAGATAGAAATGACATTCGACCCAGGTGTCGAAGGGGAGCAGTGA
- the tilS gene encoding tRNA lysidine(34) synthetase TilS: MNSPTAHILDQFVATFGTARPKRLGIAVSGGSDSLGLLLLARQWAAQDGPDPYAVTVDHGLRAASRDEAAGVAELCARLDVPHKTLEWRGWDGAGNLPDQARRARYGLIADWAETEQITDVALGHTLNDVAETFVMRLMREAGVDGLAAMAPSWRQGAVEFRRPLLQVSRAELRVLVEYEGLAWVDDPTNEDDAFERARVRKALTALEDLGVTARGLGNVARHLGEVRSTLYWYVFLAARNLVSFDRGDVMVECKGFRTLPRDICRRMVQEILRWISGADYGPRGKAVDLMLEAISGGNGMTLHGVMMSVGADQLRFSREPKAVAQVRTAPGEAWDGRWQLDGPWPDGAEVAALGEAGLAQCAERVQPGLPRASLLASPAVWRGGHLVAAPLAGFSEGWTATLLRDEDMFFASILAH; encoded by the coding sequence GTGAACAGCCCCACGGCGCATATTCTTGATCAATTCGTGGCGACATTCGGGACTGCCCGGCCCAAGCGGCTGGGCATTGCCGTGTCCGGAGGCAGCGATTCGCTGGGCTTGCTGCTGCTGGCCCGGCAGTGGGCGGCGCAGGACGGGCCGGACCCTTACGCGGTGACGGTGGATCACGGTCTGCGCGCGGCGTCGCGCGATGAGGCGGCGGGCGTGGCGGAGCTCTGTGCCCGGCTGGACGTTCCGCACAAGACGCTGGAATGGCGCGGCTGGGACGGTGCGGGAAACCTGCCCGACCAGGCGCGGCGCGCGCGGTACGGCCTGATCGCGGACTGGGCCGAGACGGAGCAGATCACCGACGTGGCGCTGGGCCATACGCTGAACGACGTGGCCGAGACCTTTGTCATGCGGCTGATGCGCGAGGCGGGGGTCGATGGGCTGGCGGCAATGGCGCCAAGCTGGCGGCAGGGCGCGGTGGAGTTCCGCCGCCCGCTGTTGCAGGTGTCGCGCGCCGAGCTGCGTGTGCTGGTGGAATACGAGGGTCTGGCTTGGGTCGACGATCCGACCAACGAGGACGACGCCTTTGAACGGGCGCGGGTGCGCAAGGCGCTGACCGCGCTGGAAGACCTTGGCGTGACCGCGCGGGGGCTGGGCAATGTCGCCCGCCACCTGGGCGAGGTGCGCAGCACGCTGTATTGGTATGTTTTTCTGGCGGCGCGCAACCTCGTCAGTTTCGACCGGGGCGACGTGATGGTCGAGTGCAAGGGCTTCCGGACCCTGCCACGCGACATCTGCCGCCGCATGGTGCAGGAGATCCTGCGCTGGATCAGCGGCGCGGATTACGGTCCGCGCGGCAAGGCGGTGGACCTGATGCTGGAGGCGATTAGCGGTGGCAACGGCATGACCTTGCACGGGGTGATGATGAGCGTGGGGGCGGATCAACTGCGGTTCTCGCGCGAGCCGAAGGCGGTGGCGCAGGTGCGGACCGCGCCGGGTGAGGCGTGGGACGGCCGCTGGCAACTGGACGGGCCGTGGCCCGATGGGGCCGAGGTGGCCGCGCTCGGCGAGGCGGGTCTGGCGCAGTGCGCAGAGCGGGTGCAGCCGGGGTTGCCACGGGCGTCGCTCTTGGCCAGTCCGGCGGTCTGGCGGGGCGGGCATTTGGTCGCGGCGCCGCTTGCGGGGTTTTCAGAGGGCTGGACTGCAACACTTTTGCGGGATGAAGACATGTTCTTTGCCAGCATCCTTGCGCATTGA